CGCCGTGCTGGTCGAGCCCGTGCAGGGCGAAGGCGGCATCCGTGTCGCCAGTCCCGGCTACCTGCGCGCCCTGCGCGAGCTCTGCGACAGCCAGGGCTGGCTGCTGATGCTCGACGAGATACAGACCGGCCTGGGCCGCACAGGGGCCTGGTTCGCGCACCGGCACGCCGGTATCGCGCCCGATGTGATGACCCTCGCCAAAGCATTGGGCAACGGTGTTCCCATTGGCGCCTGTCTGGCGCGTGGCACCGCTGCGAACCTGTTCTCTGCCGGCCAGCACGGCTCCACCTTCGGTGGCAATCCGCTGGCATGCCGCGTTGCCTGCGCCGTGCTCGACATCATGGAAAGAGACGGTATTGCGCAGCGGGCAGCCCTGCTTGGCGAGCGCCTGCTGGCCGGGCTGCGGCTGGCTCTGGGAGGACACCCGGGTGTGCAGGCCATCCGAGGTCTGGGGCTGATGGCTGGGATCGAGTTGAACCGGAACTGCCAGGAGCTGGTCGGCCGCGCGCTGGTCGAACAGCGATTGCTGATTACCGTGACCCGTGAACGCACGATCCGGCTGTTGCCTCCGCTGATCTGCGACGAGGCACAGATTGACGACATCGTTGCCAGAGTCGCCAGCCTGTGCCTGGACAGTGCACCAAGTCGCCACGCTGTTTAGCTGCCGGTGCTTGAGCGCTGTGGCCGAAGTCGTCGCAGGTTCGGCGCCGCATTTCGGACTCTGATGCGCTGTCCTGCCTGCCTGGATCGCGTCGGGAGCAGGCCGGTCTACCTGCCCGCACCCTCCACCTGCTTGGGCACGCGGGGAGCCACGGCACACATCAGCTCGTAGCCCAGTGTGCCGGCAGCAGCGGCTACCTCGTCGATGGGCAGCACGGCGCCATTGCTGGCGCGACCCCAGAGCGTGACCTCGCTGCCCAGTCTGGCCTTGGGAACGGGGGTCAGATCCACGGCCATCATGTCCATGCTGACGCGGCCCAGCGTGCGGGTGCGCACACCGTCGACCAGCACGGGCGTACCCGTGGGGCAGACGCGCGGGTAGCCGTCCGCATAGCCGCAGGCCACCACGCCCAGGCGCAGCGGTCCGTCGCACTGAAAGCGCGAGCCGTAGCCCACGGTGTCGCCGGCATGCAGCTCCTGTGTGCCGATGATTTTTGACGACAGCGTCATGGTTGGCTCAAGACCCCAATGAGCCGCATCATGGGTGGGAAAGTCTGGCGAGCTGCCGTAGAGCACGATGCCGGGGCGCACCCAGTCGCAGCGCACATTGTTTTCATCACCGTGCAGCAAGGTGGCTGCGCTGTTGCTGACGCTGCGCTCGCCGGGCAGGTCCAGCGTGGTTTCGTGAAAGACCCTGAGCTGGTGATCCATGCCATGGTCCACATCGGCATCGCTGAAGTGGGTCATGAACGAGATCTCGTCGACCTGGGGCAACGCGTTCAGTCGCGCATAAGCCGCACGAAAACGCTCGGGTGTAAAGCCCAGCCGGTTCATGCCGCTGTTCATCTTGAGGAAAACTCGGTGGCCGACCTGGGTCTTGTGGGCGGCCAGCCAGTCG
This region of Comamonas thiooxydans genomic DNA includes:
- a CDS encoding aspartate aminotransferase family protein, yielding MLQTDSHLMRAYARQPVSFVRGRGARLWDEQGVEYLDAIAGVAVTSLGHAHPEIAAVMAEQAATLLHTSNVFRIDWQEQLGERLCVLAGMEKVFFCNSGAEANETALKLARLHGHRKQVAQPQILVMENAFHGRTLATLAATGNAAKQQGFEPQMPGFVRVPYDDIDAVRRAAQEVPGIVAVLVEPVQGEGGIRVASPGYLRALRELCDSQGWLLMLDEIQTGLGRTGAWFAHRHAGIAPDVMTLAKALGNGVPIGACLARGTAANLFSAGQHGSTFGGNPLACRVACAVLDIMERDGIAQRAALLGERLLAGLRLALGGHPGVQAIRGLGLMAGIELNRNCQELVGRALVEQRLLITVTRERTIRLLPPLICDEAQIDDIVARVASLCLDSAPSRHAV
- the alr gene encoding alanine racemase gives rise to the protein MPRPITATIHPEAVRHNLERVRQAVPDAKLWSVIKANAYGHGIENVFEGLRATDGFAMLDLDEAQRVRNLGWRGPILLLEGVFELRDLEICSRLGIWHAVHCDEQIDWLAAHKTQVGHRVFLKMNSGMNRLGFTPERFRAAYARLNALPQVDEISFMTHFSDADVDHGMDHQLRVFHETTLDLPGERSVSNSAATLLHGDENNVRCDWVRPGIVLYGSSPDFPTHDAAHWGLEPTMTLSSKIIGTQELHAGDTVGYGSRFQCDGPLRLGVVACGYADGYPRVCPTGTPVLVDGVRTRTLGRVSMDMMAVDLTPVPKARLGSEVTLWGRASNGAVLPIDEVAAAAGTLGYELMCAVAPRVPKQVEGAGR